One segment of Anatilimnocola aggregata DNA contains the following:
- the istB gene encoding IS21-like element helper ATPase IstB — MKSLETKSTVLLKHHLKALRLPSFLEGCEKTAQRCATENVDHLGFLLQLCELELLNREKRASERRLKSARFPNLKSPGDFDFAAQPSLNRVLVAELLRCEFVERRESVIFLGHPGTGKTHLAIALGIAACQRGKRVRFCRVTELITQLMEAREERTLLRMKSSLAKFDLLILDELGYVPASKLGAELLFEVISSAYERQSLIVTTNLPFEQWTEVLGSERLTGAVLDRLTHRCHILESTGESYRLQDARRRRKGSRPKPATSSLSPADETAES, encoded by the coding sequence ATGAAATCTCTCGAAACCAAAAGCACGGTGCTGCTCAAGCATCACTTGAAGGCCCTACGGTTGCCGTCGTTCCTGGAGGGCTGCGAGAAAACGGCCCAGCGGTGTGCGACGGAGAACGTCGATCATCTGGGCTTTCTGCTGCAACTGTGTGAGCTGGAGTTACTCAACCGTGAGAAGCGTGCCAGCGAGCGGCGGCTCAAGTCAGCGCGCTTTCCCAACCTGAAATCGCCTGGTGATTTCGACTTCGCCGCCCAGCCCTCGCTCAATCGCGTGCTGGTGGCAGAACTACTGCGGTGCGAGTTCGTGGAACGCCGCGAGTCGGTGATCTTTCTCGGGCATCCGGGCACGGGGAAGACGCACCTGGCCATCGCGCTTGGCATTGCCGCCTGTCAGCGGGGCAAACGGGTCCGCTTCTGCCGCGTGACGGAACTGATCACGCAACTTATGGAAGCCCGAGAAGAACGGACGCTGCTGCGGATGAAGTCGTCACTAGCCAAGTTCGATCTGCTGATCCTCGATGAACTGGGTTACGTCCCCGCCAGTAAGCTGGGCGCGGAGTTGCTCTTCGAGGTCATCAGTAGCGCTTACGAACGCCAATCGTTGATCGTGACCACCAATCTGCCGTTCGAGCAATGGACCGAAGTCCTGGGCAGCGAGCGCCTGACCGGCGCCGTGCTCGATCGGCTGACACACCGCTGCCACATCCTCGAATCGACCGGCGAAAGTTATCGCTTGCAAGACGCGCGGCGCCGCCGCAAAGGATCGCGCCCGAAACCGGCGACCTCATCCTTGTCACCCGCCGATGAAACGGCAGAATCCTAG
- the istA gene encoding IS21 family transposase — protein MLRDMHNWTEIRRLVLTEKKSKRAVCREFSLHWQTLEKILQHPEPPGYRQRLPRERPKLDPFLPIIHEILEQDKTAPRKQRHTTKRIFDRLRAEHGYTGGITVVGEVVREWRTTTAEVFLPLSHQPGEAQFDFGEAEVVLQGMPTKVAYCVMSLPYSDAFFVQVFPRECTETFQAGHQRAFEFFGGVPRRISYDNSRIAVARFVGKRGDTPTREFLRLQSHYLFEHHFCLVRRPMEKGHTENLIGFARRNFLVPVPRTGSLEVLNAELERQCCEDLERQLRGQPANKATLLAEEQAALLPLPKSGFEARRVEPAQANSLSLVRFDGNDYSVPTQYAHQKVTAIGGLEEVRLVVNDKLVAQHPRDWSKEQVHYNPLHYLALLERKPGGLDFAKPLENWGLPDCFDLLRRRLEADGGAHGRREFIKTLRLLETISLAALTAAIERALEIDVLAVDAIRLLVQQGLEEPTRWFRLDNHPHLQSHSIPPPNLLSYRELTCALTTGGVL, from the coding sequence ATGCTGCGAGATATGCATAACTGGACCGAAATCCGTCGTCTTGTCCTGACCGAGAAGAAATCCAAACGAGCGGTTTGCAGGGAATTTTCCCTTCACTGGCAGACCCTCGAAAAGATCCTGCAGCACCCTGAGCCGCCCGGTTATCGACAACGTCTGCCCCGGGAGCGGCCCAAACTCGATCCGTTCCTGCCGATCATCCACGAGATCCTGGAGCAGGACAAAACGGCGCCCCGCAAGCAGCGCCACACCACTAAACGGATCTTCGACCGCCTGCGTGCCGAGCATGGCTACACCGGCGGGATCACGGTGGTCGGCGAGGTCGTGCGGGAGTGGCGAACGACCACGGCGGAGGTGTTCTTACCCTTGTCGCATCAACCGGGCGAAGCCCAGTTCGACTTCGGCGAAGCGGAGGTGGTGCTGCAAGGCATGCCGACGAAAGTCGCGTACTGCGTCATGTCGTTGCCGTACAGCGACGCGTTCTTCGTGCAGGTCTTTCCTCGCGAATGCACCGAGACGTTTCAAGCGGGCCATCAGCGGGCCTTTGAGTTCTTCGGCGGCGTGCCCCGCCGGATCAGCTACGACAACAGCCGGATTGCTGTGGCCCGGTTCGTGGGGAAACGGGGTGACACGCCGACGCGTGAGTTCCTACGGCTGCAGAGTCATTATCTGTTTGAGCATCACTTCTGCCTGGTGCGACGGCCGATGGAGAAGGGGCATACGGAGAACCTCATCGGTTTCGCGCGGCGGAACTTCCTGGTGCCGGTACCACGGACCGGCAGCCTGGAAGTGCTGAATGCCGAACTCGAGCGGCAGTGCTGTGAAGATCTGGAACGCCAGTTACGCGGACAACCGGCGAACAAAGCCACGTTGTTGGCAGAGGAGCAGGCTGCGTTGTTGCCGCTGCCGAAGTCGGGCTTTGAAGCGCGGCGAGTCGAACCGGCCCAGGCCAACTCTCTTTCCTTGGTTCGCTTCGACGGCAACGATTACTCGGTGCCGACGCAGTATGCTCATCAGAAAGTGACCGCAATTGGCGGCCTGGAGGAAGTTCGGCTGGTCGTTAACGACAAGTTGGTTGCCCAGCATCCACGCGACTGGTCGAAGGAGCAGGTCCATTACAACCCGCTGCATTACCTGGCACTCTTGGAGCGGAAGCCAGGGGGCTTGGACTTCGCGAAACCCCTGGAAAACTGGGGCTTGCCGGACTGTTTCGATCTCCTCCGGCGGCGTCTGGAAGCAGATGGCGGCGCACACGGCCGCCGGGAGTTCATCAAAACCTTGCGGCTGCTGGAGACTATCTCGCTGGCTGCATTAACTGCGGCGATTGAGCGGGCACTGGAGATCGACGTTCTGGCCGTCGATGCGATTCGGCTGCTCGTGCAGCAGGGACTGGAAGAGCCGACGCGGTGGTTTCGGCTGGACAATCATCCGCATCTGCAGTCGCACTCGATCCCTCCTCCCAATCTCCTGTCTTACCGTGAACTGACCTGCGCGCTGACGACGGGAGGTGTGTTATGA
- a CDS encoding thioredoxin family protein, translating to MPISSPYSEIQPARQQLDEGTGLVLLEFGAGWCGHCLALEPAIREVLEKRSDVLHIRIADGRGKPLGRSFRVKLWPTFIVLHDGHVIAELVRPTDEEVRRTIAALPRPDAEHQPKKVMVGTLILTGERKVKWRCYPTCRSQLSSPVQYQLPLQALAA from the coding sequence ATGCCCATCTCTTCCCCTTACAGCGAGATCCAACCCGCGCGCCAGCAACTCGATGAAGGCACCGGATTAGTGCTCCTAGAATTTGGCGCTGGCTGGTGCGGCCACTGCCTGGCGTTAGAACCGGCCATCAGAGAAGTACTTGAGAAGCGCAGTGACGTCCTGCACATACGAATCGCCGACGGACGAGGCAAGCCACTCGGACGATCCTTTCGGGTCAAGCTTTGGCCAACATTTATCGTGCTGCACGATGGGCATGTAATCGCCGAATTAGTCAGACCGACTGATGAGGAGGTTCGACGTACAATTGCGGCACTTCCGCGTCCTGACGCGGAACATCAACCAAAAAAAGTAATGGTCGGAACGCTGATACTAACTGGGGAGCGCAAAGTAAAGTGGCGTTGCTACCCTACCTGCCGCTCTCAGCTGTCCTCGCCGGTTCAATACCAACTGCCGCTTCAGGCACTTGCCGCGTGA
- a CDS encoding protein adenylyltransferase SelO, protein MPSVANTDIGWRMEHTYARLPETLFSSALPVPVRDPQVSILNDRLARVLGINLSRTTPETLASLFAGNQLPGDFQPIAQAYAGHQFGGFTMLGDGRAILLGEHRTPAGNLLDIQLKGAGRTRFSRGGDGRAALGPMLREYLISEAMFALEIPTTQSLAVITTGEPVYRESVRKGAILVRVAASHIRVGTFQYLAATRDYTSLKALADYAIERHYPEIGDTPNKYQDFLWAVIDRQAALIAKWQAVGFIHGVMNTDNMAISGETIDYGPCAFMNAYDPDTVFSSIDHAGRYAYRNQPAIAMWNLARFAETLLPLLDSDSNRAIAIATETISESPALFDRYWLDGMRRKLGLQTPDSGDLELVRSLLDWMQQAGADYTNVWRDLSAGTMPAGHYYNQPDFQAWYARWQERLNCEQKPHSSIYAGMRIVNPAFIPRNHRVEEALSAAEDSGDLSPLHRLLEVLKRPYDATGGQSYREPPASECNYRTFCGT, encoded by the coding sequence ATGCCATCAGTTGCGAACACCGATATTGGCTGGCGGATGGAGCACACTTATGCACGTCTGCCAGAAACGCTCTTTAGCTCTGCTTTACCGGTTCCGGTACGTGATCCACAAGTTTCTATCCTGAACGACCGGCTCGCCCGTGTGCTTGGAATCAATTTGTCAAGAACCACACCGGAAACGCTGGCGTCGCTATTTGCGGGGAACCAACTGCCAGGTGACTTTCAGCCGATCGCGCAGGCTTACGCTGGTCATCAGTTCGGCGGCTTCACCATGTTGGGGGACGGTCGCGCCATATTGCTCGGCGAACATCGCACCCCGGCCGGCAATTTGCTCGACATTCAACTAAAGGGGGCAGGACGAACGAGGTTCTCACGAGGCGGTGACGGTCGAGCAGCGCTCGGGCCGATGCTCCGCGAGTATCTGATCAGTGAAGCCATGTTTGCTTTAGAAATTCCCACTACGCAAAGCTTGGCGGTAATCACCACCGGAGAACCGGTCTATCGAGAATCCGTCCGTAAAGGAGCGATCCTGGTCCGAGTTGCCGCGAGTCACATTCGAGTCGGGACTTTTCAATATTTGGCCGCCACGCGGGACTACACGAGTCTGAAAGCCCTGGCCGACTATGCAATCGAAAGGCATTATCCAGAAATCGGAGATACTCCAAACAAGTATCAGGACTTCTTGTGGGCGGTGATTGATCGCCAGGCTGCACTCATTGCCAAGTGGCAGGCGGTCGGTTTCATCCATGGCGTGATGAATACTGACAACATGGCAATTTCGGGCGAGACGATTGATTATGGCCCCTGTGCCTTTATGAACGCCTATGACCCGGATACTGTGTTTAGCTCAATTGATCATGCGGGCAGGTATGCCTATCGCAATCAGCCGGCGATCGCAATGTGGAACCTAGCACGCTTTGCCGAAACTCTCTTGCCGCTGTTAGATTCGGACTCGAATCGAGCAATCGCCATCGCTACGGAGACCATTAGCGAGTCCCCAGCCCTCTTCGATCGATACTGGCTCGATGGCATGCGGCGAAAGTTGGGACTACAGACGCCAGATTCGGGTGATCTTGAGCTCGTTCGATCACTTCTGGACTGGATGCAGCAAGCTGGCGCAGATTACACCAACGTCTGGCGTGATCTGTCCGCGGGTACCATGCCTGCTGGTCATTATTACAACCAGCCCGACTTCCAAGCTTGGTACGCGCGGTGGCAGGAACGATTGAACTGTGAACAAAAACCGCACAGCTCAATCTACGCCGGCATGCGGATCGTCAATCCGGCGTTCATTCCTCGTAATCACCGCGTTGAAGAAGCATTGTCTGCCGCCGAGGATTCAGGCGATTTGTCGCCGCTGCATCGGCTGCTGGAAGTTCTGAAGCGACCCTATGATGCCACAGGGGGGCAATCGTACAGAGAACCACCCGCCAGTGAATGCAACTATCGAACGTTTTGTGGTACTTAA
- a CDS encoding FAD-dependent oxidoreductase, which translates to MIDRQRILAAVVFLCCGMTAVQASDASKADVVVYGSTPGGVCAAIAAAREGASVILLEPTNHIGGLNTGGLSFSDSNQTVRSTVMGLFDEWHSRIERDYTERGVVLPYKVGIKDQSKWTYEPHVAARVTRQMLDEAGVTVLTNRYLQSVIKEGNRITSVVTNDGTFTAKVFVDATYEGDLLPAAGVSWTIGREGRAAFGESLAGKRYPKGKMNIDGFDSEGKPLPLITTTNAGPEDEGDQNVMVYSFRLCLTADPKIRVPFPKPVNYDPARFEVIRRFVQNGGKVGFDLYPLPGGKVDGNNSIGGQFSIGLVGGGNDWCAAGETGRKAIWEAHKQYTLEFYHFLTTDPAVPEADRRRFSALGLCRDEFADYGHFSPSLYVREGRRMKGMYVLSQKDILEEPEKEDPIVVSSFPIDSHDCQRVAIKDGGVINEGTIFPVRRKSPAQGYAYHVPYRSILPKPEECENLLVPVALSCTHVGISSIRVEPTWMILGQSAGIAAALAAKQELAVQKLPYPKLRERLLAQKQVLELPTISETESTAHSIDSGKLPGIVLDDRNAKLAGQWTHSTNFKPHIDRGYVYCGEKDATTKGDGSTSATFRFKSPKTGRYQLLLAYSAHESRANNVPVTVTSGSATKTLTVDQTKPLPAGKLFRPIDTIDLQAEVETTISISNANTVGFVIVDAIQLLPTE; encoded by the coding sequence ATGATTGATCGTCAACGAATTTTAGCCGCGGTGGTGTTCCTGTGTTGCGGAATGACAGCCGTACAGGCGAGCGACGCCAGCAAGGCCGATGTGGTTGTCTATGGCTCGACGCCAGGTGGTGTCTGTGCGGCAATTGCCGCTGCTCGAGAAGGTGCATCGGTCATTCTCTTGGAACCGACGAATCATATTGGTGGTCTGAATACCGGCGGCCTCAGTTTTAGTGATTCCAACCAGACCGTGCGGAGCACGGTGATGGGCTTGTTTGATGAATGGCACTCGCGCATTGAACGAGACTACACCGAGCGCGGCGTTGTCTTGCCGTACAAGGTCGGCATCAAAGATCAGTCCAAGTGGACATACGAACCACACGTTGCGGCCAGGGTCACTCGACAGATGCTGGACGAGGCTGGCGTCACCGTGCTAACCAATCGCTATCTACAGTCGGTGATCAAGGAGGGTAATCGAATCACATCCGTTGTGACTAACGATGGAACATTTACCGCCAAAGTCTTCGTCGATGCTACTTACGAAGGTGACCTGTTACCGGCCGCAGGGGTGAGTTGGACGATTGGACGTGAAGGACGCGCCGCGTTCGGAGAGTCGCTGGCTGGCAAGCGCTACCCCAAGGGGAAAATGAACATCGACGGTTTTGACAGCGAGGGCAAGCCGTTGCCATTGATTACCACTACGAATGCCGGTCCTGAAGACGAAGGCGACCAGAATGTGATGGTTTACAGCTTTCGACTGTGCCTGACAGCTGATCCCAAGATTCGCGTACCGTTTCCCAAACCGGTGAACTACGATCCCGCACGTTTCGAAGTCATTCGGCGGTTTGTCCAGAACGGAGGAAAGGTCGGCTTTGATCTTTATCCTCTCCCTGGTGGCAAAGTCGACGGCAATAATTCGATTGGCGGGCAATTCTCCATCGGCCTAGTTGGTGGCGGTAATGACTGGTGCGCGGCCGGCGAGACTGGCCGCAAGGCGATCTGGGAAGCTCACAAGCAGTACACCCTGGAGTTCTATCACTTTCTTACGACCGACCCAGCAGTTCCCGAAGCTGATCGCAGGCGATTCTCGGCCCTTGGTTTGTGTAGGGACGAGTTTGCCGACTACGGACACTTTTCACCATCGCTGTATGTGCGTGAAGGGCGGCGCATGAAAGGCATGTATGTGCTGAGCCAGAAAGACATCCTGGAAGAGCCTGAGAAGGAAGACCCGATTGTTGTCTCATCTTTCCCGATCGATTCTCATGATTGCCAGCGAGTTGCAATCAAAGACGGCGGGGTCATCAATGAGGGAACGATCTTCCCTGTGAGGCGCAAGAGCCCCGCTCAGGGATATGCATACCACGTTCCTTATCGCTCGATCTTGCCGAAACCCGAGGAATGCGAAAATCTGCTCGTCCCAGTCGCTCTCTCTTGTACGCATGTCGGTATCTCCTCGATTCGAGTCGAACCGACGTGGATGATCCTCGGTCAAAGCGCAGGGATCGCAGCAGCACTCGCTGCAAAGCAAGAATTGGCTGTCCAAAAACTGCCGTACCCGAAGCTGCGCGAGCGGTTGCTCGCCCAAAAGCAGGTGCTGGAATTACCTACGATCTCAGAGACCGAGTCCACGGCTCATTCAATTGACTCGGGCAAACTGCCGGGCATCGTGCTAGACGATCGCAATGCGAAGTTAGCAGGTCAGTGGACTCACTCGACCAATTTCAAGCCGCACATCGATCGCGGCTACGTTTATTGCGGCGAGAAAGATGCTACCACCAAAGGCGATGGCTCGACATCCGCCACGTTTCGCTTCAAATCCCCGAAAACCGGTCGGTATCAGCTTCTCCTTGCCTATTCGGCGCACGAGAGTCGAGCGAACAATGTTCCTGTGACGGTTACTTCTGGCAGTGCCACTAAGACGCTGACTGTTGATCAGACCAAGCCGTTACCTGCGGGGAAGCTCTTCCGCCCGATTGATACGATCGATCTGCAAGCTGAGGTAGAAACCACCATTTCGATTTCCAATGCCAACACCGTCGGCTTCGTCATCGTCGACGCGATCCAACTACTGCCGACCGAATGA